The Microbacterium sp. LKL04 sequence CTTCCCGAGGCTGACCCTCTCCGCCGGCTGCAGCAGCGGTTCCCCTTCTGCGCGAAGGTCCTGCACGCCCCGGCGACCATCCGCGCCGGCGACACGGCGACCTATCTCGAGCGCGTTCGCGCCGCGCGCTCCGACCGCGAGCTCGTCGATGCCTTCCTCGTCCACGTGCGCGAGGGGCAGGGGGCGACGGAGCGCGAGGCGGACCTCATCGACGACGTACTCGACGACCGGGTGCGCCAGGAGGCCCTCGCGTGAAGCTCCACCGGCTCGAGGTGACGGGGTTCGGTCCGTTCCGCGAGCGGCAGATCGTCGACTTCGACGCCTTCGACGACGACGGTCTCTTCCTGATCTCGGGTCGTACGGGTGCGGGCAAGTCGAGCATCCTGGACGGCGTCAGCTTCGCCCTGTACGGCTCGGTGCCGCGCTACGAGGGCGGCGACCGGCGGCTGCGCAGCGACCACAGTTTCCTCACCGACCCGACCGAGGTGCGCCTCGAGTTCACCGTCGGGGGCACCCGCTGGCGGGTGACCCGCGCGCCCGAGTACGAGCGGCCCGCCAAACGCGGCGGCGGTCTGACCCTCGAACCGGCGCGCGCCGAGCTCGAGGAGTGGGTCGACGACCGATGGGTCGGCCGTGCCGCCAAGCAGCGCGAGGTCGGGATCGCCCTCGACGAGGTGCTCGGGCTCAGCGCGCAGCAGTTCCAGCAGGTCATCCTGCTCGCACAGAACAAGTTCTCGCGCTTCCTGCTCGCGGCCAACGCGGAACGTCAGCAGCTGCTCCGCACCCTCTTCGGGACCAAGCGCTTCGAGGGCTACAAGGACGCTCTCGACGAACGCCGGCGCGACGCGCAGAAACGGCTCGACGAGAACGGCGCACGGGTACGCGCGCTGCTCGAGGTCGCCGAGCGCGAGATCTCGACGCACGACCTCCACGGAGCGGATACCGGCGAGGCTCCTCTCGACGCGGACGTCCTCGGACGGAAGGAAGCCGTCGAGCGAGCCCTCGCGCGAGCAGAGTACCGCGTCGATGCGCGCGGCAACGAGCGAGCAGTCGCGACGGCTCGGGCCGAGGCAGCGACGGCGGAGCACCGGCGGCTCGTCCAGATCGCGGAGCGTCTCGCCGACCTCCAGCGAGCCCGCACCGACCTCGCCGCGCGTGAGTCCGAGAGATCCGAGATCGACGCTCTCCGAGAGCGCCTCTACCGGGCACGGGCCGCCGAGGCGCTGCGTGCTCCCGTCGAGAACGCCGCGCGAGCCGCTGATGCCCTGGCCGCGGCACAGGCGGATCATCGAGACGCGGAGGAGGCCTGGACCGCCGCGGGGGGTTCGCCCGACGACGACATTCCCGCGACGATCGAGGGACTCACGACCCGTATCGCACGCGCCCAGGCCGCCGCCGAGGCGGAACGGGATGCTGCCGCGCTGGGCGACGCTCAGCAGCTGCGCCGCGACGAGCTGGCCCGCCTCGACGAGGCGCTCCGCGACCTCGATGCCGTCCTCGGGGCCGTGCCCGAGCGGCGCCGGCTCGCGGCGCTCCAGCTGGCAGAAGCCCGCACCGTCGCCGGGCGACACGACGACCTCGCCGCCTCGCGCACCGATCTCGCCGCTCGACTCGACGCCGCCCGGTCTCTCGAACGGCTGAGCCCCCGCGCCGCCGAGGCCGAAGCGGCGTACGCGGACGCCAATGCACTCTCCGCGGCGGCATCCGCGCACGTCGGCGAGGTGCTCCGCCGGCGCCTGCGCGGCTATGCGGGTGAACTCGCGGCATCCCTCGTCGACGGCGAACCCTGCGCTGTCTGCGGATCCACGGCCCACCCTCGTCCGGCGGTCCACGACGGTGAACCCGTGACGGACGACGACCTCGCCGCCGCGGAGAAGGCGCGTGACGATGCCGCCGTGGCCGAGAAGGATGCCGCCCGGGCAGCGGCCGCCGCGCGGGAAGCCGTCACGGCGGCCGCGGCCGCGGCGGGCGGTCGGGATGCCGACGAACTGGCTGACGCCGTGGCCGACCTCGACGATAGGATCACGTCCGCCGCCGCCGCGCGCTCCCGCGTCGACGAGCTGAGTCGCGATGCCGAGCAGATCGACGAGCTCGAAGCCGACGCGCTCCGCGAGGCCGCAGCCGTGCGCGAGCGCGCAGGTGCCGTCCGCGAGGAGCTCGCGACGGTCGACGGGGCGCTGCAGACCGCCCGCCGAGCTGTCGAGGCGGCGCGTGGTGAGCACGAGAGCGTCGCCGCGCGCATCGCCGCCGATGAGAAGCTCCGCCGGCTCGCCGCGGCGCTGCTCGACGCTCGCCGGAGCGAGCAGACCCGTCGGGAGGCGGCGGACGCGGCGGACGGTGACCGGGACGCACGCATCGCGGGCACCATGTTCGCGTCGCCTGCCGACGTCCTCGCCGCGCTCCTGCCGGCCGACGAGACGGATCGACTCGTGCGTCGCGTCGAGGAGCACGCAGCCGCGCTCACCGCCGCCCGAGCGCGCGCGCTCGAACTCGAACTCGAGACCGTCGATCAGACGGCCGAGCCCGAGACCGTCTCGGCCGCTGCGCGCGAGGCAGCCGAGGCCGACGACGCCCGGTCCGCCGCGATCGCCGCCGAGGCCGACGCCGTGAACCTCGCGACGGGCCTGCGCGACCTCGTCACGCGCATCGACGCTGCCGCGGGTGCCGTCGCGACGCAGGCCGAGGAGGCCGCCGCGATCACGCGTCTCGCCGACACCGTCGCGGGCAGGGCTCCCAACACGATGAAGATGGACCTCGAGACCTTCGTCCTCGCCGCGGAGCTCGAAGAGATCGTCGCCGCCGCGAACCTGCGGCTGGCAGAGATGTCGTCGGGTCGCTACACCCTGCGCCACTCCGATGCGAAGCAGGCTCGGGGCGCGGCATCCGGCTTGTCGATCGAGGTCCTCGACGCGCACACGGGACGGCTCCGCTCACCGCAGTCGCTCTCGGGCGGCGAGTCCTTCCTGGCCTCGCTCGCGCTCGCCCTGGGGCTCGCCGAAGTCGTCACGTCCCGGGCAGGCGGCATCCGTCTCGACACGCTGTTCATCGACGAGGGGTTCGGTTCCCTCGACCCCGAGACACTGGAACTCGCCATGCGCACCCTCGACGAATTGCGCGCCGGCGGTCGGATCGTGGGCGTCATCAGTCACGTCGAGGCGATGAAGGAGCAGATCCCCGCTCAGCTCGTCGTCGAGGCGACACCGGAAGGGCCGAGCATCGTCCGGCAGGACGTCATGACCCAGCCCTTAGGCTGAAGACATGAAAAAGGGCACGATCTGGACCATCCTCGGCGTCATCGCCGCCGTGATCATCGCGTGGATCGTCGTCGACATCGCGCTCAAGGTGGTCTTCTTCTTCGGGAAGATCCTCATCGTCGCCGTCGTGGCGCTGATCGTGTTCTTCGTGCTGCGTTCGCTGTTCAGCCGCCGCGACGCCTGATCGATCCCGTGGGCGTCAGACGCCGTAGAGCTCGGTGATCCGCTCGCGCAGCTGACCGCTGCAGATCGCGACCGCGTCCCGCCAGTCGGTGATCGCGTCATCCTGCGCGCTGTCGGAGACCGCCTTCAGGATGCGGATCGGCACACCGAACTGCTGCGCCACCCAGATGTAGGCGTAGGCCTCCATGTCGACGAGCGTGCCGCCGAGGGCCCGGATCGCTTCCACGGTCTGCGCGTCGTCGACGAAGTGGTCGCCCGTCGCGATGGTCGTGCCCTCGCGGCCTGCGATCGACACCGTCGGCGGCAGCGAGACGTGCTGGCCTGCGACGCCGTCGACGTCCGACACATCGTGCTGCAGTGCGGTGGTCACGTCGTGCACACCCACCGTGCCGGCATCCACCGATCCGGCGGTCCCGACGACGACGATCTCGTCGTAGCTCGCGCGGTCGAGCGCGCGCGTCAGGGCATACGTGGCCTGCAGCTTGCCGGGCCCGGTGACGAGCCGGTCGAAACCGGGGAGCTCCTCGGGGAAGGCGACGAGTTCGGAATCCAGAGCGGCGACGAGGAGCTTCACCGAACCATCATCCCACCCGGAGGTCAGCCCTCCTCGCCGGGGAAGGCCGCGTCGAGCTCCGCCAGCCACGCCGTCGCGTTGCCGTCGGACGGCGCGCGCCAGTCGCCGCGCGGCGAGAGCGAGCCCGCAGGCGAGACCTTCGGCGCGTTCGGGACGGCGCTGCGCTTGAACTGCGCGAACCCGAAGTAGCGCTTCAGGAACACCCGCATCCACCGCACGATCGTTGCTCGGTCGTACGCGAACCGCTCGTGGGCGGGGAAGCCGGGAGGCCACGCCCCGGCATCCGCCTCGGCCCAGGCGTGCTCGGCGAGGAAGACGATCTTCGACGGGCGGAAGCCGTAGCGGAGGACGTGGAAGAGCGTGAAGTCGTGCAGGGCGTAGGGGCCGATCGTGCTCTCGGTCGACTGGACCTTGCCGTCCTGGCCGGCCGGCACGAGCTCGGGGCTGATCTCGGTGTCGAGGACGGCCTGCAGGACCTCCTTGGCGCGGTCGGTGAGGGTCGCGCCCGACTCGTCGCTGTGCGCGATGACCCAGCGGATGAGGTGCTGGATGAGGGTCTTCGGGACCCCCGCGTTCACGCCGTAGTGGGCCATGTGATCGCCGACGCCGTAGGTCGCCCAGCCGAGGGCGAGCTCGGACAGGTCGGACGTGCCGATGACGACGCCGCCGCGCTGATTCGCGAGGCGGAACAGGAAGTCGGTGCGGGCGCCGGCTTGGACGTTCTCGAACGTCACGTCGTAGACGGGCTCGCCTTTCGCGAACGGATGCCCGAGCCCGGTCAGCAGCTCCGTCGCCATCGGGCGGATGTCGATCGTCTCGATCGTGGCGCCGATCGCCTCGGCGAGGGCGATCGCGTTCGACTTCGTGTGCTCTCCGGTCGCGAAGCCGGGCATCGTGAAGGCGAGGATGTCGCTCCGCGGCCGTCCCATCCGGTCCATGGCGCGGGCGACGACGAGCAGGGCGTGCGTCGAGTCGAGGCCCCCCGAGACGCCGATGACGGGCTTCGGCTGCCCGATCGCGCGCAGGCGCTGCTCGAGTCCCGACACCTGGATGTTGAAGGCTTCGTAACAGTCGAGGTCGAGGCGGGCAGGGTCGTCCGGCACGAAGGGGAAGCGGTCGAGCGGGCGGCGGAGGCCGGTGAGGGATGCCGCCGGCTCCACCGTGAAGGGGATGCGAGTGGGCCACGACGATTCAGTGCGGGCGTTGTCCTCGAACGTGCCCTGACGCAGGCGGTCCTGGCGGAGCCGGTCGAGGTCGATGTCGGCGATCGCGTGCCGCGGGCCGTCGGGGAAGCGCTCGGTCTCGGCGAGGAGTGTGCCGTTCTCGTAGATGAGCGTCTGCCCGTCCCACGAGACGTCGTTGGTCGACTCTCCCTGACCCGCAGCGGCGTAGACGTAGGCGGCGAGGCAGCGGAAGGACTGCGACTGCACGAGGATGCGGCGGTCCTCGGCGCGCGCGATCGTGATGGGGCTGCCCGAAAGGTTGAGGAGGACCGTCGCGCCGGCGAGGGCCGCGTGCGAGGACGGCGGCACCGGCACCCAGAAGTCCTCGCAGATCTCGGCATGGACGACGAGTCCCGGCACGTCGGTCGCCTCGAACAGCAGGTCGGTGCCGACCGGAACCTCCTCGCCGGCGAGGGTCACGGTGTCGGGGGCGCCGTCGCCGCGTGCGTACCAGCGGGACTCGTAGAACTCGCGGTAGGTGGGCAGGTGCGACTTGGGCGCGACACCGAGCACACGCCCGCGGTGGATCACGACGGCGCAGTTGTAGAGCCGGTTCTGCATCCGCAGCGGCGCGCCGACGACGAGGAGGGGGGAGAGATCGATGGATGCCGCGACCAGCCGCTCGATCGCGGTGACGACGGCATCGAGGACGACGTCCTGCATGACGAGGTCCTCGATGGCATACCCCGAGAGGCAGAGTTCGGGGAACACGGCGACCGCGACGCTCTCCTCATGACAGGCGCGTGCGCTCTCCAGGACCGCCTCGGCGTTGGTCGCCGGATCGGCGATCGCGACCGGCACCGTGCACGCTGCCACGCGCGCATAGCCGTGCCGGTACGGGTTCTCGAACGGAAGGTCCTGGGTCACGGCTCCAGTCTGTCAGGTGGCCGTCGGCCTGCGGCAGCCTGTGCTTTCATCGTCTGGTGCCCTCCCGCGCCGCCGGACCTCCCGTTCTCCCGCCGCCCTATCCGTTGCCCGAAGACTGGCGGGTCGGCACCCCCACCCGCATCCGTCCCTGGACCGTCGTGGCCTACTCGCTCGTCGTGGTCCTCAGCGGGGCGGCCGCGGTCTTCGCCGTCCTGGCCGACGACATCGGCGCGGCGACCTGGCGGACGTTCGTCTTCCTGGCCGCGACCGCCGGTTTCGGCGTCCACTTCGAACGCGCGGGTGCGGAACGCGACCTGCCCGAACTCCTCAACGCGGTGGCACTCACTCGGGCGAAGGAACGGCCGCGCGATTCGTGGGTGCATTTCTTCCGCGAGCGCGGTGCGGGTGCGTGGCTCAGCGGTTGCTTCACGGCGGCGGGCGCGTTCGGCGCCGTCGTCTTCGGATGGGCGATCTTCCGTTCCGTCGTCACGGATGCCGCCTTCGCGCTCATCTGGCTGATCCCGCTGCTCCTCCTCGCCCTCGTGCTGCTGCTGGCCGGTATTCTCGCGGTCGTCACGACCTGGCGGGCGGCCTCGTTCGGTCGGCTGCCGATCGGGGTGGGGGTGGGACCGGCGGGCGTGACCCGCTACTACCTCGACGACACCGACGACATCGAGTGGTCCCGGATCGCTCACGTCACTCCCACGGTGTCCGCCGTCGACGAGAAGACGGGCGACTTCACTCCCTCCGTGGAGCTGCGAGCCGCCGACGACGAGATCCTGCTCGATCTCAACATCAGCGGATTCCGCGCCCACGCGTGGCTCATCTACGCCTCCATCCGATTCTGGGCGGAGCATCCCGAGATGCGCCACGAGCTCGGGACGACGTTCGCCCAACAGCGCATGGATTCGTGGCGTCGGGGCATGCTCGGCGAGAGTGTCGGAGACCGCGGATAGTGTCGGTTCCCGAAAGGGGATCATGCGATACATCGAAGACGACGGCCGGATCGTCTGGAGCGCGAGCGATCTGAAAGCCGCGGCCGAGTGCGAATTCGCCTGGCTGCGGGCGATCGACGCGAAGCTCGGCCGGATCGCGGCGGTCGAGGACCCCGAGGATCTCACTCTGGAGCGGGCGGGCCGGCTCGGGACGCAGCACGAGCGGCGGGTCTACGAGGCCTACCGAGACGCGCATCCGGGTGCGGTCGTCGAGATCCCCGAGACGAGGTCGTCGGATGCCGCAGGCCTCGCGGCCGCCGTCGCCGTGACCGATGCGGCGCTCGCCGACCCCGCCGTCCATGTGATCTACCAAGCGGCCTTCTCGACCGAGGAGTTCGTCGGCTTCGCGGACTTCCTCGTCCGCGGCGTCGATGGGCGGTGGGTCGTGCAGGACACCAAGCTGGCGCGTCACGCCCGCGTCACGGCCCTCATGCAGCTCGCGGCATACGTGGACCAGCTCGACCGACTCGGGGTGCCGCGCGCCGACGAGGTCCAACTGCTGCTGGGCGACGGGTCGGTCTCGACCCACGCCGTCCGCGACCTGATGCCCGTCTTCTCGCTGCGCCGCGACCGGCTCCGCGCCCTCATCGCCGACCGGAGTCTCGCCGCCGGCGCCGCCGGAGAGCCCATCCCCTGGGGCGATGACCGCGGCGAGCTCCGCGTGATCGCCTGCGGACGATGCGCCACGTGCGACCTCGAGGTCGTCGCGCACCGGGACCTCCTCCTCGTCGCGGGGATGCGGCCCGTCCAGCGCGACCGCCTCCGCGCGGCGGGCGTCGCCACGATCGACGACCTCGCGGCATCCCGCGAGGCACCGCCGCGGATGTCGTGGGACACCTTCTCGGGACTCCGCACCCAGGCGCGACTGCAGCTCGAGAGCCCCGCCGGTGGAGTCGACGACGCCCCCGCGCAGACGAGCCCAGCGGTCCCGACCTTCGACGTCGTCTTCCCCAAAGCCCTGGGAGCACTGCCTCGACCGGATCACGGCGACCTGTTCTTCGACTTCGAAGGCGATCCGCTCTACACCGAGGGCGCGGCCGTGCAGTGGGGGATCGACTACCTGTTCGGCTGGGTCGATGAGAAGGAGCAGTATTCGGCGCTCTGGGCGCATTCGTTCACCGACGAGAAGCGCGCCCTCGAGGACTTCCTCGAGTTCGTCGCCGTCCGGCGGCGCGCACATCCCGGGATGCACATCTACCACTACGCGCCGTACGAGCCCACGCACCTGCTCGCCATGGCGGCACGTCACGGGGTGGGCGAGGCGGCTGTCGACCGTCTGCTGCGCGACGGCGTGTTCGTCGATCTCTATCCGATCGTCCGCCGGGCGTTGCGGGTGGGGTCGCGCTCGTACTCCATCAAGAAGCTCGAGCCGCTCTACATGGGCGACGAAGTCCGCACGAGCGACGTGCAGCGCGGCGACGACTCGATCGTCCGCTACGTCGAGGCGCGCGCCCTGCAGGATGCCGGCGATGTCGCGGCTGCACAAGTCATCCTCGACGACCTCGCCGACTACAACCGCTACGACTGCGTGTCGACGCGGCGCCTGCGGGACTGGCTCGTCGACCGCGCGCGCGAGGCGAAGCTGACGCCTTCTCGGGAGCCCGATGCCGGCGAGGCCGTGTACGAGCCCTCCCCGCGGGCCGAGGCGCTCTCGCGGTTCGCCGACGATGCCGAGGACGAATCGGTCGCGCAGGCACTCCGGCTCGGGGCGGCGGCCATCGACTACTACCCGCGCGAGGCGAAGACGTTCTGGGCGACGCATTTCCTGCGTCTCCGTGAACCGGTGTCGGTGTGGGAGGACACGCGCGACGTGGTCGTGATCGATCGTGATCGGTGCCGTGTGCTCACCGACTGGCACCGCCCGGAGGGTCTCACCGCGGTCAGACGCGTCATCGAGATCCGCGGCGAGTTCGCCCCCGGGACGCGCATCACGGTCGGTCAGAACCCGTACGCCCTGTACGAGCTGCCGGCACCGTTCCCCATCGAGACCAGTCCGCGCTGGATCCACGCGGCGCGGTCCGTCTCGGTCGTCGACGTTCTCGAGGACGGCGTCGTGATCGCGGAGAACGCCTACCAGGGATTCACGTGGCAGGAACTCCCCGTCGCGCTCACCCCGCCCGCCCCGCCGCGCGCGGGAAGCCAGCAGGCCGCCATCGACGAGTGGGCCGACGCGGTCCTGGCCTCCGCCCCGGCCCTGCCGACGGATCCCGCGACCGACCTGCTGCTGCGCCGTCCGCCGCGTCTGCCTGCACCGTTGCCGCGCACCGGTGACGACGTCGCCGACATCGCCGCAGCCCTCGCCGGGCTGTCCGACGGATACCTCGCCGTGCAGGGTCCCCCGGGGACCGGCAAGACCTACGTCGGGTCCCATGTCGTCGCGCGGCTCGTCCGTGAGCGCGGATTCCGTGTCGGGGTCGTCGCCCAGTCGCACAACGTCGTCGAGCACATGCTCGACCGGATCGTCGAGGCCGGGTTGGACGCCGCACAGGTCGCCAAGGCGCCGAAGGGGCCCGCGACGGGCCGGGAGCGTTTCACCGTCATCGCGAAGAATCAGCTGGCCGCCTACATCGATGCGCAGCCTGCCGGCTTCGTGGTCGGCGGCACGGCCTGGGACCTCACCCATTCCGGACGCGTCGCGCGCCGCTCGCTCGATCTTCTCGTGATCGACGAGGCGGGCCAGTTCTCGCTCGCCTCGACCATCGCGGTCTCGGCCGCCGCGAAAAGGCTGCTCCTCCTCGGCGACCCGCAGCAACTGCCGCAGGTGAGCCAGGGGACCCATCCCGAGCCGGTCGACACCTCCGCGCTCGGATGGGTCATGGACGGCCACGCCGTGATCCCCGCCGATCGTGGGTATTTCCTCGCCCGCACGCGGCGGATGCGCCCCGAGGTGGCCGAGCCCGTGTCGCAGCTCGCCTATGAAGGGCAGCTCGAGGCGCACCCCGACACCGCCCTGCGACGTCTCGAGGGTGTGCCGGCCGGGGTGATCCCCGTGCCCATCGCCCACACCCGC is a genomic window containing:
- a CDS encoding AAA family ATPase yields the protein MKLHRLEVTGFGPFRERQIVDFDAFDDDGLFLISGRTGAGKSSILDGVSFALYGSVPRYEGGDRRLRSDHSFLTDPTEVRLEFTVGGTRWRVTRAPEYERPAKRGGGLTLEPARAELEEWVDDRWVGRAAKQREVGIALDEVLGLSAQQFQQVILLAQNKFSRFLLAANAERQQLLRTLFGTKRFEGYKDALDERRRDAQKRLDENGARVRALLEVAEREISTHDLHGADTGEAPLDADVLGRKEAVERALARAEYRVDARGNERAVATARAEAATAEHRRLVQIAERLADLQRARTDLAARESERSEIDALRERLYRARAAEALRAPVENAARAADALAAAQADHRDAEEAWTAAGGSPDDDIPATIEGLTTRIARAQAAAEAERDAAALGDAQQLRRDELARLDEALRDLDAVLGAVPERRRLAALQLAEARTVAGRHDDLAASRTDLAARLDAARSLERLSPRAAEAEAAYADANALSAAASAHVGEVLRRRLRGYAGELAASLVDGEPCAVCGSTAHPRPAVHDGEPVTDDDLAAAEKARDDAAVAEKDAARAAAAAREAVTAAAAAAGGRDADELADAVADLDDRITSAAAARSRVDELSRDAEQIDELEADALREAAAVRERAGAVREELATVDGALQTARRAVEAARGEHESVAARIAADEKLRRLAAALLDARRSEQTRREAADAADGDRDARIAGTMFASPADVLAALLPADETDRLVRRVEEHAAALTAARARALELELETVDQTAEPETVSAAAREAAEADDARSAAIAAEADAVNLATGLRDLVTRIDAAAGAVATQAEEAAAITRLADTVAGRAPNTMKMDLETFVLAAELEEIVAAANLRLAEMSSGRYTLRHSDAKQARGAASGLSIEVLDAHTGRLRSPQSLSGGESFLASLALALGLAEVVTSRAGGIRLDTLFIDEGFGSLDPETLELAMRTLDELRAGGRIVGVISHVEAMKEQIPAQLVVEATPEGPSIVRQDVMTQPLG
- a CDS encoding nucleosidase, which encodes MKLLVAALDSELVAFPEELPGFDRLVTGPGKLQATYALTRALDRASYDEIVVVGTAGSVDAGTVGVHDVTTALQHDVSDVDGVAGQHVSLPPTVSIAGREGTTIATGDHFVDDAQTVEAIRALGGTLVDMEAYAYIWVAQQFGVPIRILKAVSDSAQDDAITDWRDAVAICSGQLRERITELYGV
- a CDS encoding NAD(+) synthase, whose translation is MTQDLPFENPYRHGYARVAACTVPVAIADPATNAEAVLESARACHEESVAVAVFPELCLSGYAIEDLVMQDVVLDAVVTAIERLVAASIDLSPLLVVGAPLRMQNRLYNCAVVIHRGRVLGVAPKSHLPTYREFYESRWYARGDGAPDTVTLAGEEVPVGTDLLFEATDVPGLVVHAEICEDFWVPVPPSSHAALAGATVLLNLSGSPITIARAEDRRILVQSQSFRCLAAYVYAAAGQGESTNDVSWDGQTLIYENGTLLAETERFPDGPRHAIADIDLDRLRQDRLRQGTFEDNARTESSWPTRIPFTVEPAASLTGLRRPLDRFPFVPDDPARLDLDCYEAFNIQVSGLEQRLRAIGQPKPVIGVSGGLDSTHALLVVARAMDRMGRPRSDILAFTMPGFATGEHTKSNAIALAEAIGATIETIDIRPMATELLTGLGHPFAKGEPVYDVTFENVQAGARTDFLFRLANQRGGVVIGTSDLSELALGWATYGVGDHMAHYGVNAGVPKTLIQHLIRWVIAHSDESGATLTDRAKEVLQAVLDTEISPELVPAGQDGKVQSTESTIGPYALHDFTLFHVLRYGFRPSKIVFLAEHAWAEADAGAWPPGFPAHERFAYDRATIVRWMRVFLKRYFGFAQFKRSAVPNAPKVSPAGSLSPRGDWRAPSDGNATAWLAELDAAFPGEEG
- a CDS encoding TM0106 family RecB-like putative nuclease, which translates into the protein MRYIEDDGRIVWSASDLKAAAECEFAWLRAIDAKLGRIAAVEDPEDLTLERAGRLGTQHERRVYEAYRDAHPGAVVEIPETRSSDAAGLAAAVAVTDAALADPAVHVIYQAAFSTEEFVGFADFLVRGVDGRWVVQDTKLARHARVTALMQLAAYVDQLDRLGVPRADEVQLLLGDGSVSTHAVRDLMPVFSLRRDRLRALIADRSLAAGAAGEPIPWGDDRGELRVIACGRCATCDLEVVAHRDLLLVAGMRPVQRDRLRAAGVATIDDLAASREAPPRMSWDTFSGLRTQARLQLESPAGGVDDAPAQTSPAVPTFDVVFPKALGALPRPDHGDLFFDFEGDPLYTEGAAVQWGIDYLFGWVDEKEQYSALWAHSFTDEKRALEDFLEFVAVRRRAHPGMHIYHYAPYEPTHLLAMAARHGVGEAAVDRLLRDGVFVDLYPIVRRALRVGSRSYSIKKLEPLYMGDEVRTSDVQRGDDSIVRYVEARALQDAGDVAAAQVILDDLADYNRYDCVSTRRLRDWLVDRAREAKLTPSREPDAGEAVYEPSPRAEALSRFADDAEDESVAQALRLGAAAIDYYPREAKTFWATHFLRLREPVSVWEDTRDVVVIDRDRCRVLTDWHRPEGLTAVRRVIEIRGEFAPGTRITVGQNPYALYELPAPFPIETSPRWIHAARSVSVVDVLEDGVVIAENAYQGFTWQELPVALTPPAPPRAGSQQAAIDEWADAVLASAPALPTDPATDLLLRRPPRLPAPLPRTGDDVADIAAALAGLSDGYLAVQGPPGTGKTYVGSHVVARLVRERGFRVGVVAQSHNVVEHMLDRIVEAGLDAAQVAKAPKGPATGRERFTVIAKNQLAAYIDAQPAGFVVGGTAWDLTHSGRVARRSLDLLVIDEAGQFSLASTIAVSAAAKRLLLLGDPQQLPQVSQGTHPEPVDTSALGWVMDGHAVIPADRGYFLARTRRMRPEVAEPVSQLAYEGQLEAHPDTALRRLEGVPAGVIPVPIAHTRNATQSPEEADEVVRIVRELSGIPWTDGGGPRPLAPEDVIVVTPYNAQQVLVEEALVAAGFPGVRVGTVDRFQGQEAAVVIVSLAASSGRDAPRGLEFLLLQNRINVAVSRAMHTAYVVYSTGLLDDLPRTPDGVARLSAFARLVGSPSASVRHEVQTVPPRTVPTQTVP